From a single Octopus sinensis linkage group LG5, ASM634580v1, whole genome shotgun sequence genomic region:
- the LOC115212088 gene encoding RNA-binding protein Nova-2-like: MNASQSGGGGSMGSDEIYTCDYKSGDSSSGGSISLKILVPNAIAGAIIGKGGETIARVQNEAGAKLKMSKSNNFYPGTTERVCLITGPFEAVRKVHNFIMEKIREKPDLNTRCDDYRGPYERNQQIKILVPNSTAGMIIGKGGNFIKQIKAESGVSVQISQSQKGTYIPERCVTIAGDVDGNRTAVDMILRVIAEDPQSGCCPNISYAEFLGPMSGNNSNALPFTHMNYRNQDQMGLAANNNLGSFNFGFNNFGNNSNSNVSNMSVNNANLGGGGSGGGGAAGGAINSSALENLKVTLRNYGFTDMAIEEIGAAMSTLANYGILTNIGLNLGALNNLGTGSGGLNLQGPQGSNMMSGCNTPTTSVSNPFVNSSNNNCIFGPVGSCPSAMENFASTCASTSPFNNSSANMNSDRFGGSPMLSDSFGTAVNYSMNNPVFAAGPSTSGDQMKNQMSFGHNSSVYSPTEDKSGPTTKNEIEVPETIVGAILGPGGKGIVELQQMTGTNIQISKKGVYVPGTRNRVVTITGTPNSITKAQILIQQRLQQEEMKRARQPLAR; this comes from the coding sequence ATGAACGCTAGTCAGAGCGGAGGCGGTGGCAGCATGGGGTCCGATGAAATATATACCTGTGACTATAAATCTGGAGACAGTAGTTCTGGCGGGTCTATTAGTCTCAAGATATTGGTGCCAAACGCAATAGCAGGAGCTATCATTGGCAAAGGTGGCGAAACAATAGCTCGAGTTCAAAATGAAGCTGGTGCTAAACTGAAAATGTCCAAGTCCAACAATTTCTATCCAGGCACGACTGAAAGGGTGTGCTTGATTACTGGGCCATTCGAAGCCGTCCGCAAAGTACATAACTTTATAATGGAAAAGATTCGTGAAAAACCAGATTTGAATACTAGATGTGACGACTATCGTGGACCTTACGAACGAAATCAACAAATCAAAATCCTCGTCCCTAACAGTACTGCCGGTATGATAATCGGCAAAGGAGGCAATTTTATTAAACAGATTAAGGCAGAAAGCGGAGTATCAGTGCAAATATCACAGAGCCAGAAAGGTACATATATACCAGAACGATGTGTTACGATTGCAGGCGATGTGGATGGTAATAGAACGGCAGTCGATATGATCTTACGAGTTATAGCTGAAGATCCTCAGAGTGGCTGCTGCCCTAATATAAGTTATGCTGAATTCTTGGGTCCCATGTCAGGAAACAATTCAAATGCTTTACCCTTCACTCACATGAACTATAGAAACCAAGATCAGATGGGTTTAGCAGCGAATAACAACTTGGGAAGTTTCAATTTCGGATTTAACAATTTCGGAAATAATTCTAACTCTAATGTATCTAACATGAGTGTAAACAATGCTAACCTTGGTGGTGGAGGTTCAGGAGGAGGTGGTGCTGCCGGAGGAGCAATCAACAGCTCAGCACTAGAAAACTTAAAAGTAACACTTCGTAACTATGGATTCACCGATATGGCAATTGAAGAGATAGGAGCAGCGATGAGTACATTGGCTAATTATGGTATTCTTACCAACATTGGTTTAAACCTAGGAGCCCTTAACAACTTAGGCACTGGAAGTGGTGGACTCAACCTGCAAGGCCCACAAGGTTCAAATATGATGTCTGGTTGTAACACGCCCACTACCAGTGTTAGCAACCCGTTTGTCAATAGCAGTAACAATAACTGTATTTTTGGTCCCGTCGGCAGCTGCCCGTCAGCGATGGAGAATTTTGCATCAACATGCGCTAGTACCAGTCCCTTCAATAATTCCTCAGCAAATATGAACAGCGACAGGTTTGGTGGTAGCCCAATGTTAAGTGATTCATTTGGCACTGCTGTCAACTACTCAATGAATAATCCAGTTTTTGCAGCAGGTCCAAGTACTTCTGGTGAccaaatgaagaatcagatgtcTTTTGGACATAATTCGTCTGTGTACAGCCCTACAGAAGACAAGTCCGGACCGACAACGAAGAATGAAATAGAGGTTCCAGAAACTATTGTTGGAGCCATCCTCGGACCAGGTGGCAAGGGAATTGTCGAACTTCAACAGATGACCGGAACAAACATTCAGATATCAAAGAAGGGTGTGTACGTCCCTGGTACTCGAAACAGAGTGGTTACTATTACCGGTACGCCCAATAGCATCACAAAGGCTCAGATACTTATTCAACAACGTTTACAACAGGAAGAAATGAAACGGGCGCGACAACCACTGGCTcgttaa